The sequence CTCCGGATCTTCAGTAAAAACGCAGAATTCCTCGGCCAGCACGGATATTCACTGCGCTATGCAAGGTGCAACTCCTGAGCTGAAGTCTCGGGCCAAGCTGGCCTTCGATTCGCCCCCTTGGGCACGCTGCCGCAGCTCACTAATTTGAGCCGCGGTCAGCGCCTTCCTGCGCCCCTTATATACCCCAGCCTTCTTGGCCGCCTCGATGCCTTCACGCTGCCGCTCGCGAATCAGGGCGCGCTCGAACTCCGCAAAGGCCCACATCACGCTCAGCAGCAGCCTGGACATCGCCGAGTCTTCCCCGGTAAAGGTCAGCCCCTCCTTGATGAACTCGACGCGCACGCCTTTGCCCGTCAATCCGTTGACCAGGGCGCGCAGATCGTCGAGACTGCGGGCCAGGCGGTCCATGCTGTGGACAACCACGGTGTCCCCCTCACGGGCGTGGCTCAGCAGGGCGGTGAGATGCGGGCGGTGGGCGTGGCCACCGCTAACCTTGTCAGTGAAGACTTTGTCGAAGGTCAACCCGTCCAGCTGACGGGCAGTGTTCTGGTCCTCGGACGAGACGCGGGTGTAGCCGAGGCGGTGGCCTCTGGCGGACTCTTTCATGGGAGCTCCTGTCAGGTTGGGCTCCTAGAGCTTGACAGGATACTGTCAGATATGTCGGAAAACCACCCCAATCTGACACATTCTCTGCTTTGTTCCTGACGTCGGGTTGGGGTATACCCCGCTGGGCGTGCGGGAAGCCGAGGTGTTACTAACGTCCAGCGGTCAACAGGTGCGCCTGCTGGATCCCCGCCCGGTGGCCGCTCTGGCGACATGGGACTGGGTCACCCAAAATGACCAGGGGTTCGGCCTCAGCCCCCGGCCGCTGACCGAGGTTCTGCCCGCACCCAAAACCTGATCCGGCAGGCAGAGCAGCGTGACCGGCCGCCAGCCCAAACCCAAACACGTGTTTGAGTTCGGCTCAAGGTGGTCTATTCCCCCGAAAACAGGACCGTCACTGAGCAGAAAACCGGGGCACCCTCAGCGTGTTTCAAGTGCTCGAGCTCAGAGTGAGGTTCAAATCAAACCACGTCGTCTGGCGCACCCCGAGGCGAGGGGGGCACGCCCTGGCCAACCGCCCCGGCGCCCTTCACGGCATCCGGCCGAGTGGTCCGCTCTGTCACCTTGAGGATCAATTGCACCGTCTCGGCAGGGCTATCCCACTGCGGACAGTGTCCGCTGTGTTCGAACCAGTAGACCTGCGCCTGCGGAAACAGACTCAAGGCCCGCCATGCCTGCTGGGGCAAACATACCCGGTCATAGTGGCCCCAAGCAATCACCATGGGCTCAGTCAAGGTGTCGGTGGCTGTGCCCGGTGGCACGTCCCCTCCCCGCAGAATTAAACTGCGCCTGAGTTCCTGCACGGAGGGGGACGCTGCGTAGGACTTCATTTCAGCGAGCGCCACGTCTGCAGGAATGTCCCAGGGATGCGAGGAGTACTGGGCAAAAAGCAACGTGCGTCCCCACCGGGTGCGGGTCAGCAGGGGCATCAAGGGACGCGAGAGCCGAATCAGTCCCAGAGACAGTTGACCTGTCCGGTCAAAAAACGGCTGTTCCCAGCCCTGCTGAAAGCCGCCCGGATCGAGGGCGACGACGGCCCCCACCACGCCGCGGCGGGCCAGTTCCATCGCCAAGCGGCCTCCCGGTGGACCCTGACCGCGGCGGAAGGCGTGAAAATGCATCGACGCACCCTAATAGGCTTTAAGCAACCCGTCGTGCCTTGGGGGACAGTCCACCCGTCAGCCCAGGCAAAACCCAGCAACATTCCCAACGGTCCAGCTTGCGGGCCTCCCCTTCGACTGAAGACCGATTGCGCAGTTGTGCAGCATGGAGACAGGGGAAGGCTTAGCTTTCCCCCGTCTCCATGCCGGTAGTTCAAGCGAACTGTGGCGCGCGGTTCACCAGACCGGTCACGCAGCCCCAGAACGAGCCCTGCTGTCGGGTGTCCTTCCGATAGAACTCTCGGCACACCCGGAACTTCCCCAGGCGAATGATCAGGTACCCAGACGGGCGGCCAGAAACAGCAGTACCGCTGTCACCGCACGGTTCGGGTTCGCCGCCCAGTCCAGAGCGCTCCACTGCAAAAAAAGCGCCACCCGGAGGTGGCCAGCAGCGCCGGTATAGAAGCGGAATCAGGGCCGTAGGGCCGCCGGGGCAACGGGTTCTGAGTGGGCCTGCTGCCAGTGGCTCAGGGCACTGGGGACATTGGTGTAGAGGATATACACTCCCAGCACCACCAGAAAGCCCGCGAAGGAACGCCGGAGTGCTTGCTGGGAGAGAAAGCGCGACAGGTAATTTCCGGCCAGACTGCCCAGGATTCCGATGCCGCCCAGCAGGCCGATCAGGTTCCAGTGCAGCGCCTGGACTCCGCTGAGCGCGTGCATGGTAAACCCCATCGCCGAGGTCAGGGTGATGATCACCAGACTGGTCCCCACCGCCACCGTCATGGGCAGGCCGAGCAGCAGCACCAGGGCCGGCAGAATCAGAAAGCCGCCGCCCACCCCCACCACACCGGTCAGCACGCCCACACCGAGACCGGCACCCAGAATCTGCCACCAGGGCCGGGAAGTTTGCCCGGAGGTGTCCGGGGTGGGTCTGAACATGCGCAGGGCGGCGACCAGCATCACTACCGCGAAGATCAACAGCTGCGCCGCGGCGGGCAGAGCGTGGCTGAGCAAGGTGCCCAGCAGGGTGCCCGCCAGGCCGGGTAAGCCAAAGAGCACGACGGCCCGCCAGTCGGTACAGCGCCGCCAGGCACACGGCACGGCCCCGAACAGGGCGATCAGACCCACCACCGCCAGACTCTCGGTGATGGCGAGCTTGGGGTCCTCACCGACCAGATACACGAGTACCGGCACGGTCAGGATGGAGCCGCCCGACCCGAGCAGGCCCAGGCTCAGGCCGATCACGAGGGCGCCGATCCACGCCAGAATCATCGTGCGGGTCCGTTGAAAGAGTGCCGTGGCAGAGGAGGAAAAAAGTTACCCGACCTGTTCAGATCCCGCATGGTCCTTCACTCCTCGGTGGGCAGGCCCGAGCGCATCCAGCCGCCGGTGCCTCCAAGCAGGTTGGAAACGTCGTGAATGCCGTTCTCGGCCAGAAACTCCGCGGCGCTGGCCGAGCGCCCGCCGCTGGCACACACGACGACCAGGGGGCCCTGCAGCTCGCCGATCCGGGCCGGCAATGTGCCCAGGGGAATGTTGCGTGCGCCGGGAATATGGCCGCTCTGGTACTCCCAGTCCTCGCGCACGTCGATGATCTGTGTGCCCTGTTGCTGCAGCTTCTGTAGGTCCTGCGGGGCAATGTCCTGATACATGATGGTCTCTCCCTGGGCTCAGTGAGGCTGTGATTCAGGCCTGGACATGTGCCCTGGCAGCGGCGTAGCCGCCTTCAAGGTCAATCACGTTGTCGAAGCCCTCGGCGCGCAGAACGCTGACGGCAGCGGCGCTGCGGGCTCCGCTCTGGCAATGGACGACCACCGGGCGGTCACGGGGAATCCGCCCGAGGTTTTGGGTCAGCCGTCCGGCGTGCAGCTGGGTGGCTCCCTCGAGATGGCCGGCCTCGTACTCGCTTCTGGCCCGCACATCGAGCACGAAGACCTGACTCAGGTCGAGTTCGGCGGCGGGCGTGGCCTGTTGAGGCTGGGTATCCAGTCCGGCCAGCGTGCTGATAAACCCGCTGACCCTGTCAATGCCGGTCATCCACAGGCGGCGGCGCAGTTCATCGGCCTGCTCCGGCGTGGAGGCCAGCAACACGTACTCCTTGCCGGGGTCCAGCAACCAGCCCGACCACGTTTCGAAGGTCTTGCCGGCCGGCAGATGCACGCTGCCGGGAACCGCGCCCGCCTGATACGCTTCGCGGGGACGGGTGTCGAGCAAACGCACGCCGCGCTCAAGGGCGACAAGAACGTCCTGCGCGGACAGCGCCGCGAGCGGCTGAACTTCGCCGAGCAGCGCCGGGCCCGCTCTGTTCTGGCGCTTCATGCGCCCGTAGTAGGCAGGGGCGTCCGGCTGACCTTCAAGCAGGGCGGCTGTGAAGGCGGCCTCGTTGTTGTCGGCGAGGTGATCCGCCCACCACGCGAAGTGGCGCTCGTACCCCACGGTGGTGCTCTCTACTGCACCCAGCGCTTTACCGCAGGCGCTGCCCGAACCGTGGCCGGGCCAGACCTGCACGTAGTCGGCAAGGGGCCCGAATTTCCGGCTCAGGCTCTCAAACATCTGCTGCGCGCCGGCAAAGCGGGTGTCCTCGCCGCCCGCCGCCTCGTCGAGCAGATCGGGGCGGCCCAGATCGCCGACGAACACGAAGTCGCCGCTGAGCAGCATGACCGGTTGCGAAGTGCGGGCACCGTCAATCACCAGAAAGCTGAGGTGTTCGGGCGTGTGACCGGGGGTGTGCAGCGCCCGCAACACCACATTGCCCAGGCGGATCTCGCTGCCGTCCCGCAGACCTTCGTGGTCAAAGGCGTACTGCCACTCGGGGCCGCCCTCATCGCTGAGGTACAGCGCCGCGCCGGTCTGGGCCGCGAGTTCACGGCTGCCGCTGAGGTAGTCGGCGTGGATGTGCGTCTCGGTCACTGCGACGATCCTGAGGTTTTCCTGCCGGGCGAGCTCGAGGTACCGGCGAACGTCGCGCACCGGATCCACCACGACCGCCGTGCCGTTTTGCTGGCAGCCGATCAGATACGAGGCCTGGGCCAGGTCGGTGTCATACAGACGTTTGAAGTACATGTCTCTCCTCCGTGAACGCCTGCCGGTTGAGACAGGCACGTTCGAGATGGCTGGATCATATACCCCCTGGGGGTATATGTCAAAGATTCCCGCGAGGACCTCTCGATCAGACCAGCAGCACGCTGGGTGGCGCCGCCACCACAGGACCGCGCGTTTTAAGCTCGGCGAGCATGGCATCCAGGGCACGGACCGGCAGTTCACGCCGGTCGCGCCCGAAGCGGGACGGAACCGCCTGGTTGGTCAGAAACGCCACCGGGTACTGCCGGTCAGGCTCCAGCGGCTCGCCGCCGATCTCGATGCGCTGCACGCGGGCACCGAACGGGTTTTCCACCTTGGCGTACAGCACTACGCCGTGCATGCGCTTGACATAGCCGCCGCGCTGCCGCCAGGGGTCGCGGGCGAAGACCGCCTCCAGATTGTCTTCGAGCATCTCGGCGATCTCCGTGCCGCTGAGCTCTGCCCGGCTGATCGGTGGATTATGGGGCACCAGGTTCCAGACCGCCAGCCGCGATACCGGGCCCGGCGCAATCGGCGCGCCGTAACGCCAGCCGTTCGAAAAGGCGATGTCGGTATGGGCCGCGTGCGCCACGGCCGCCGTCAGAAAATCGTCCGCAGGGGCCGAGAGGGTGGTGCCCCGGTGCAGCAGGATTTCGGTGTGCCCGACGATCTCTTCTTCGGCCTCCTGAAAGGGAGCCAGTGCCTCCGAGATCCGCCCGGCCAGCGCCGGATCACTCGGCCGGGCGTCATGCATCTGGACAAGTTCGTGGTGAAGCAACTCCACCCGGCCGGCCGTCACCTGCAGGTCGAGGCGCGTGACAAAGCTGCCGTGACAGCCTGCCTGGGTGATCAGGGTCTGGCCCACCCGCTGCGGCTCACTCAGGCGGTTGTGGGTGTGGCCGCTGAGCAGCACGTCAATGCCCGGAACTTCTGCGGCCAGCGCGCAGTCCTGCGGAAACCCCAGGTGCGACAGCACCACCACCACGTCGACCTGCTCGACTTCACGCAGGTGTTGCACGAGGTGCCTCGTCTCGGCCCGGCCGTCGGTAAAGCGCAGCCCACGGCCGAAGCGCGGCGGCATGTCGCCGATGATGTTGGAGGCCAGGCCCAGCACCCCCACCCGCACGCCCCGCTCCAGCACCCGGAACGGCGCAAAGGCCCGCTCCGACGTATCCTCGGCGTAGATGTTGGCAGCCAGCAGGGGATACTTTAGCCGGTCGGCCAGCCGCGCCAGCTGATCGGGACCGTACCCGAAGTCCCAGTGGGCGGTCATGCCATCAAAGGCGAGCTCGTTGAGCAGCTCTGGCATGAACTCGGCCTGTGCAGCGACCACCGGGCCGGTGCCGTGCATGGTGTCTCCATTGTCGAGGGCTACCACGGCGCCGGAACAGTCGGCGCGGACCTGATCGAAATAGGCCTTGATCCGTGCCAGCCCACCGGCGGTATGGATCACCGGCCGACCGCGTTCCCAGAACAATTCCGGGTGCGGTTCGAGGTAAGCGTGCAGGTCATTGAGTTGCAACAAGGTCAGCTGAGGCATCAGGGCCCCTCCTTTTCAGGGGGCGGTGTGGCGGGGCGGCGGCCTTCAGGACAGCCGCGCACCGCTGGCCGCCGAGATTTTCTGAAGCAAAACCGATTTCTGAACAGCGCCGATCACCGAATCCACCGCCTCGCCGTCCCGGAAGATCAGCAGGGTGGGGATGCT comes from Deinococcus aerophilus and encodes:
- a CDS encoding recombinase family protein — translated: MKESARGHRLGYTRVSSEDQNTARQLDGLTFDKVFTDKVSGGHAHRPHLTALLSHAREGDTVVVHSMDRLARSLDDLRALVNGLTGKGVRVEFIKEGLTFTGEDSAMSRLLLSVMWAFAEFERALIRERQREGIEAAKKAGVYKGRRKALTAAQISELRQRAQGGESKASLARDFSSGVAPCIAQ
- a CDS encoding alpha/beta hydrolase, which codes for MHFHAFRRGQGPPGGRLAMELARRGVVGAVVALDPGGFQQGWEQPFFDRTGQLSLGLIRLSRPLMPLLTRTRWGRTLLFAQYSSHPWDIPADVALAEMKSYAASPSVQELRRSLILRGGDVPPGTATDTLTEPMVIAWGHYDRVCLPQQAWRALSLFPQAQVYWFEHSGHCPQWDSPAETVQLILKVTERTTRPDAVKGAGAVGQGVPPSPRGAPDDVV
- a CDS encoding sulfite exporter TauE/SafE family protein: MILAWIGALVIGLSLGLLGSGGSILTVPVLVYLVGEDPKLAITESLAVVGLIALFGAVPCAWRRCTDWRAVVLFGLPGLAGTLLGTLLSHALPAAAQLLIFAVVMLVAALRMFRPTPDTSGQTSRPWWQILGAGLGVGVLTGVVGVGGGFLILPALVLLLGLPMTVAVGTSLVIITLTSAMGFTMHALSGVQALHWNLIGLLGGIGILGSLAGNYLSRFLSQQALRRSFAGFLVVLGVYILYTNVPSALSHWQQAHSEPVAPAALRP
- a CDS encoding rhodanese-like domain-containing protein, with product MYQDIAPQDLQKLQQQGTQIIDVREDWEYQSGHIPGARNIPLGTLPARIGELQGPLVVVCASGGRSASAAEFLAENGIHDVSNLLGGTGGWMRSGLPTEE
- a CDS encoding MBL fold metallo-hydrolase, translated to MYFKRLYDTDLAQASYLIGCQQNGTAVVVDPVRDVRRYLELARQENLRIVAVTETHIHADYLSGSRELAAQTGAALYLSDEGGPEWQYAFDHEGLRDGSEIRLGNVVLRALHTPGHTPEHLSFLVIDGARTSQPVMLLSGDFVFVGDLGRPDLLDEAAGGEDTRFAGAQQMFESLSRKFGPLADYVQVWPGHGSGSACGKALGAVESTTVGYERHFAWWADHLADNNEAAFTAALLEGQPDAPAYYGRMKRQNRAGPALLGEVQPLAALSAQDVLVALERGVRLLDTRPREAYQAGAVPGSVHLPAGKTFETWSGWLLDPGKEYVLLASTPEQADELRRRLWMTGIDRVSGFISTLAGLDTQPQQATPAAELDLSQVFVLDVRARSEYEAGHLEGATQLHAGRLTQNLGRIPRDRPVVVHCQSGARSAAAVSVLRAEGFDNVIDLEGGYAAARAHVQA
- a CDS encoding bifunctional metallophosphatase/5'-nucleotidase: MPQLTLLQLNDLHAYLEPHPELFWERGRPVIHTAGGLARIKAYFDQVRADCSGAVVALDNGDTMHGTGPVVAAQAEFMPELLNELAFDGMTAHWDFGYGPDQLARLADRLKYPLLAANIYAEDTSERAFAPFRVLERGVRVGVLGLASNIIGDMPPRFGRGLRFTDGRAETRHLVQHLREVEQVDVVVVLSHLGFPQDCALAAEVPGIDVLLSGHTHNRLSEPQRVGQTLITQAGCHGSFVTRLDLQVTAGRVELLHHELVQMHDARPSDPALAGRISEALAPFQEAEEEIVGHTEILLHRGTTLSAPADDFLTAAVAHAAHTDIAFSNGWRYGAPIAPGPVSRLAVWNLVPHNPPISRAELSGTEIAEMLEDNLEAVFARDPWRQRGGYVKRMHGVVLYAKVENPFGARVQRIEIGGEPLEPDRQYPVAFLTNQAVPSRFGRDRRELPVRALDAMLAELKTRGPVVAAPPSVLLV